A portion of the uncultured Draconibacterium sp. genome contains these proteins:
- a CDS encoding site-specific integrase, giving the protein MISIKTVLRKKKLSNGKFPIFLRITKERRSIFFRTPYACEGQEWDVKQGKFNDKASDYLNKNRLLLKFQDRATNVITQLEQENNYYTLPEVEKALRQETNPQNTNLYSFWEEIIEEQTNAKRTGNARVHDETLKSLKNFRTKRQLTFRDITPELLEKYEGWLRANGGTSGGIGVKMRSIRAIFNSAIKRGHIKATLYPFNAYKVAKLKSNGQKKALNLEDIHKIEKLDLTDHPTLIDTRHYFIFSFYSRGMNFADMMTLTWSQIGADRIFYTRSKTKRTFQIKILPPVQKVLNYYKQRKNETDYVFPILLHDNMTPSQIENRKRMILKRYNQRLKEIASLCKIEKPLTSYVARHSYANCLKQKGIATDIISESMGHQNVAITQAYLKELDTSLIDDAMEVLL; this is encoded by the coding sequence ATGATTAGTATCAAGACAGTTCTAAGAAAGAAAAAACTATCAAATGGTAAATTTCCTATATTTTTGAGAATAACCAAGGAAAGAAGGTCAATATTTTTCCGTACCCCATATGCTTGCGAAGGACAGGAATGGGATGTAAAACAAGGTAAATTCAATGATAAAGCTTCTGATTATCTCAATAAAAACAGGCTATTGCTAAAGTTTCAGGACAGGGCTACAAATGTTATCACACAACTTGAGCAAGAAAATAATTATTACACGTTGCCGGAAGTAGAAAAAGCTTTAAGGCAAGAAACAAATCCTCAAAACACCAATTTATATTCATTCTGGGAAGAAATAATAGAAGAACAAACAAATGCAAAAAGAACAGGTAATGCCAGAGTACACGATGAAACTTTAAAATCGCTTAAAAACTTTCGCACAAAACGCCAACTCACATTCAGAGATATTACCCCTGAGTTGCTAGAGAAATATGAGGGATGGTTAAGGGCCAATGGTGGCACGAGTGGAGGCATTGGTGTTAAGATGCGTAGCATTCGGGCTATCTTTAATTCAGCAATAAAACGAGGACATATTAAAGCGACATTATACCCTTTCAACGCATATAAAGTAGCCAAACTTAAATCTAATGGACAAAAGAAGGCATTAAACCTTGAAGATATTCATAAGATCGAAAAATTAGATCTGACGGACCACCCTACCTTGATCGATACACGCCATTACTTCATTTTTAGTTTCTATTCCAGAGGAATGAATTTTGCAGATATGATGACGTTAACATGGTCACAAATTGGAGCTGATCGTATTTTTTATACTCGCTCAAAAACGAAACGAACCTTTCAGATAAAAATCCTGCCACCGGTTCAAAAAGTATTGAACTACTACAAACAGAGAAAAAACGAAACCGATTATGTTTTTCCTATATTATTACATGATAATATGACTCCATCTCAAATTGAAAATCGAAAACGAATGATTTTAAAACGGTACAATCAGCGTCTAAAAGAGATAGCGTCATTATGCAAAATTGAAAAACCTCTTACAAGTTATGTTGCTCGTCACAGCTATGCCAATTGCCTTAAACAAAAAGGAATAGCTACTGACATCATCAGTGAGTCAATGGGCCATCAAAATGTGGCAATCACCCAGGCCTATCTAAAAGAGTTGGACACCTCATTAATCGATGATGCAATGGAAGTTCTGTTATAA